In Ovis aries strain OAR_USU_Benz2616 breed Rambouillet chromosome 22, ARS-UI_Ramb_v3.0, whole genome shotgun sequence, the DNA window GCATAGAATGAATAAGAAGATCATGGTCCGTCAGATTCAAGGTTAATCCCTCTGTTCTCAGGGTTCTTCTCTGCAAAATGGCAGTAGTAATATTCACCTTGCAAGGCTATTGGTAGGGTTAGatgagataatccatgtaaaGCACTGATGTTCAGTAAATTTCATCCATTTTCCAAGTATTTTCccaatttttcattttggaaaatttcaaaccTTAAAAATGTTGAAAGGATAGTAGAATAATATCCAATATACCCATTGCAGTAGTTTGTTCACAGTGCCATAGAGAAACCCACAGACTGGGTAGCTTCAacaacagaattttgttttttcacagttccagaggctgggaTTCCAAAGTTAGGGTGCCGGCAGAGGTGGCTTCTGGTGAGACctttcttcctggtttgcagatggcacCTTCCTGCTGTGTCTGCTGAGGCCTCTTTGTATGAGTAACTCCTGGTGTCCCCCTTCTTCTTACAGGGACTTCAGTTCTCCTAGATTAGCGCCCCACTCTTATGACCTCAGTTACATTTAATTACCTTCTTAAAGGCCCTATGTCTACATATATAGTCACATTATGGATTAAAACTTCAATATGGATTTTcagggggacacagttcagtccataattgttgtttttgttcagtcactaagtcatatccaactgtttgtgacctcacaacatgccaggcaggcttccctgtccttcactatctcccagactgctcaaattcctgtccattgtgttgatgatgccatccaaccatctcattctctgtcatccccttctcctcctgctttcaatctttcccaacatcagggtcttttccagtaaatcggctctttgcatcaggtggccaaagtattggagcttcagctctagtatcagtctttccaatgaatattcagagttgatttcctttaggattgattggtttgatctccttggtatTTAATTTCCCTATTCACTACTGACCAGCATGGAAAACCTCAGACTGAATGTTTGAGATTCTCTGCATTGATTTTTGGAGGAAGTCGTGGTTATGGGTGTGTTGGGGCGCGGAGGGGGCTCTCTTCATGGGGAGGATAAGCTGCATGAGGATGGTGTGTTACGTCCTTcagtgggagaggggtggggtgacTATGCCTGTGCTTTACTCTCTCCTTGCCATCCATGAGAACTGATGAAACATTAAATCTTTTCATTGTTGGCAGCATCTGGCATGGAGGTTCCAGCTCTGCTCCTGAGGGTGCTGCCACTCCAGACCCCTGCCTCGTGTCCCCAGAGGTGACTGAGCCGAGAGAGCACCCACAGGCAGCCAGGGGTCCAGAAGATTCTCCACGTCCCAGCACACCGGAGCCCCAGGAGTGGGAGAGTCCCTCGTCTTCCATGCGCTTTGCCGAGGGCCCCCCGGAAGGTTGCTTGGCAAGCCCAGAAGGGGAACCTGAAGGTTGGCCCCTGGTTCAACACTCTCGGAGGGAACTTTCTCCAAATGGCCCAGGAGAGGCCTCGGCAGCCTCTGTCCCTCAGGACGACAACTTGACTCAGCGCAAGGTGGTTTCTGTCATCCCCAGTGCCGAAGGAGAGACAGGCTTGAAGGAAGAAGAAGGGCAGAGACTGTCTTCCTCCAGCTCCACTGACCAGTTGGCAGGAATTCCACCAACTGCTCCTCCAGAGCCCATGAAGGTGCAGCTGCCTGGAGAGGATGCCCGGCCTGGTGATTTCAAGTCCCAAGGGCAAGAGGCTGCAGCTGGCTTACCACGGCCAGAGTCCCGGCAGGGAACCCCCAAGGCCCCTGCTGCCCACCTAGGCCAGGAGAGCTCAGCCAGCCTGGAGGAGCCTCCCCTAAAACCTGAGATCTCAACCTCGCAAGAGCCAGCCCCCGAATGCCCAGTGGAGGGGCCACCTCAGGATTTCACCGATGACACGGGATTCCTCGGGGCCTGCCCTCCCACTGGGACCAGTTCAGGGGCTGCCCAAGAAGCCAAAGCGAAGTCCGATTTCCAGGAAAGCTGCCAGCAGCCGATGGGAGCACTCCCACCCACAGGGCTGCCCTGGGATTCACTGGGTCCTGCCCTGGTGCCGGGGGCCAAGGGCTCTTGGGAGGAGACTCTGGGTGCCCTTGATGCTCAGGGTCACTCACAGACCAGGAGCCAAGATGCTCAGCCTAGTCAAGTCACCTGGGCAGCAATAGGTGATCAGCCCGAGGGAATTTTGTTCATGAGCCCTGAGTCTGCCCCACACGCCGCAACTGAGGATGTGGGTCCAGCTTCAagcctcccctcccagccagctGCTCTGGCCTCCGTGGCTGCAGAACAAGCCAAGGAGATGGTTTCCATGGCCGAGATGCCTGTTCTCACAGATCTGGCTACAGAGTGGGCAGAAGCAGGGTTGTCAGGACCGGAGAAGCAAGCATCAGACCtcagaggagaaggagagggtctGGAAGGAGGCTCCAGAGAGATTCCTGCTCCTGCCCCCCCGAAGGAGAGGGCAGAGCTTGGGAACAGGGAGCTAAGCCATGAAGTCCATCCAAAGGTTCCAGCTCTCCCCACTCCCAGTGCATCAGATGAGAGTGCCAGCAGGTCACCAGGGCCGAAGGATGAAGCTGAGCCCCCCGAAGGCCCAGCTGTGGCTAACGAGGAAAGCAAAGTCGCTGGGGCTGATCCTAGAGGACAGAGAGCAGCCCCAGGGCCCCTTGATGGTGCAGATACTGGGAATCTACAGGCAGAACAACCTGAGGCCTGGGACTGCAAGCCTGACCCAGAGGTGGACAAGGACGAGGTTTCACAGCTGACTGGCGATGAGGAGAGCAAAGGCCTTCCGAACACAGTCCTAGCACAGCCACTTGGAGAGGAGATCCCCGGGCACACGGACAGGTCTGACTGTCCCTTAGAAGATGCAGCTTGGAACGTGGTGGCCCGTGGGATGATGGGAGAATCTCAAGTGGTCCACGCATCGGGCTCACTGCACCAGCTCCCTGAACAGCATCCCAGCCCACCCTCTGGGCCAGAAGGAGCTGGTGAATGTGTTCTTCCCCGGGGAACCATCTGGGCAGGGCCGGAACCACAGACCAAATGTCCCGACACCCTTCAGGACGTGGAGGGACTGGGAAGAATGGACTCTCTTCCTGCTTTAGAATCTGAGAAATCAGATTTCCTGTCGGCTCCTGCTCCAGAGGTCGTCCCCAAAGCCCAGGAGGCGGAGAGCATGCCTGAAATAAAGTCAGGGAGCCACCCATCTGCACAGAGGCCCGGCCATAGGGAGGGGGAGGGCTTGCTAAGATCTCCCCACCCCCGTGGGCTGGGGCGTGACACAGCTGGACAGGAAGTCCTTGCTGATGGGCCCCCTCCCCCTGAGGAGGAGAACTGGGCAGTGGACTGCAGGCTCACGACGCTCAGCCTAGAGCAAGGTCGGCAGGGAAACCTATCCCACCCGGGGGACAGCGGTATAGAAGTGACTGCATCCGAGAGGCCCTTACTGTGTCCTGAGAACCATCTCCAAACATCCCAGACACACCCAGACGCATTGGTCTTCAATATGCTCAGGGAGACATCCCAAGGGTGCGGAAGCAAAGAAGAGGCTTATCCAGGTGATACGGATTTTAAGAACCTGGGTGCCGATTCTCCACAAATCCACACACCCGTGGGACCGCGGGAAGATGTGAACTTGTCCACTCATGGAGGCAAGCAACCGGCTTCTGAAACGGAACTTCAAAGTGAGCTCCCCAAAGGCAGTCTGTCTGATGCTCCGAGTTCACCTCCTGGGGGCACAGTTCTGGAGAATCCTGAGACCGAGAAGTCGCAGTTGTCAGCACCCATGAAGCCTGAGTTGCCTGCACTCAGGGAGAAGGGGCAAGAGGGAGAATGCAGCGGCAGTCAGCCGTCCAGGAGCTTATCTCCTGCAGCAGACACTTCCCAAGACCCTTCTCTTGCAGGTAGCTTGAGCAGAAAGGAATATAGCTGTGCTGGGCAGGGGCCAAACGAGTCCCAACAGGAGCTGGTTGACGGGCTGAACACCGGCAGCCAGCATGAAGAAGCATGTCTTGAGGACGCAGGCATTTCAGGAGCAGCTGACGCTTGGCCCCAGCTCCAGGATTTGGGCAAGACAGAGAAGGCAAGTGGAAACACCGTGGGGGCCCCGCCTTGTTGGCCTGACTCAGTAGCTCTCCCGGAGGCAGCTCACAGCCAGTCAGTTCCAGCACCTGCCAGCCCCCGAGCCACACCCGCCCAGGATGCCCCAGTGAGAGAGGCAGGTGAAGAAACCCAGGAGGGCAGGCAGCAACCGGGGTTGgtcccacagaaggaaatggaGCACCTCACTGCCTCAGATGCAGAGGTCCTGGagctttctggaattttcccaTCAGCCAAGGATCAAGGTGTGGATGGTGCTGAGACTTGCGGGAAGGCGGACGGAGGAGCCCTGGGGATGTGGCAGGCTCCGGGGGAGCCAGGCTCCCTCCGAACAGAGCAGCACTCTTCCCCTGGGGAGGAAGCCTCTACCTCTGCTCTAGGTGAGCAGCACTTGGCCAGCTGCCAGGATGCCTGGCCACTAGCCAGGGAGCTGGCTGAGAGTCCCAGAAGCGTGGCAGATCTTTCTGCAGCACAGGTTGTCCCTGACCCACAGAGGCTCCTGCCGTCTGGACCCCCGGAGGAGGCTGCCCCTGGTACTCCTTACCTGCACATCGAGGGTGCTGCCAGGAAAGGGCTGGAAGACAGTGTTGTGAAAGCTGTTTCACCCCAAGGCCCCGGAGCCCCTGGGGAAAGCCCTTGTTCCACTCGGGAGCCCCTGCTTGCCTCGGAAatagcctcctccagggagggCTCTGCTGAGTCCTCCTTCTTGCaagcaggagctgcaggtgaGGGAATCTCTGCAGCACCAGCCAGCCTTGGAAGCTCCAAAGCTGCGACCTCGGAGGGTCCTGTGGACTCTGTACCGTACTTGGACAGGATGCCGTTTCTGGCCAAGACTAAGGAGACCACAGGGGAGGAGAAATGGTCAGGAGCTCCCGGTGCAAGTGCTGAGCCCGGCGAAATTCCAGCATGCCCCGTCAGTGAGGAGAGCAAGGCAGGGGAAGCAGCAAGAGAGACCGAGGGCAGCGGGGAGAGGATGCTAGAGCCTTCCAAGGATCCCAGGCAGGGAGCATCAGCTGGTGTAGACGCAAGCTGCAGGCAGACTGGGATGCTCGCTGGGTTGCCTGATTTCAGGGAGCACATCACCAAGATCTTCGAGAAGTCTGTGCTTGGAGCCCTGACCGCCGATTGGCCCCAGAGCACACAGGGAGAAAAGGCGGGAGCCGGGAAGAGGGTGATGGGCAAGGGCCTCATGGTGCCAAGCCCAGAGAAGCTTCCAGATGGGACTCAAGGAGTGGCCgtcacccctctccccacccttcctACTGGTCTCTGGGTGGACTCAAAGGAGAAGAAGCAAGAGCTGGCCGTAGAGGCTGAGATTTCTCGTCTGGGTCCCCAGGATCCAGCTCTAGGAGAGCTGCCCGGGCTGGCCTGGCTGGCCGCAGAGCACACCCTGCCGGGCGCCAGTGATGGAAAGGAAGTAAGCGAGGCCCCGCAGGTGCTGGCGGACAGCAAGAAGCTGGAGGGGGCTGGAGAAGGCTGGTGGCGGGGACCTGGAGGAGGCCAGGCCCATTCACAGCAGGCAGGTGGCCCACAGGAAGCAGCTTCAGATCTGTCTTCACAGGCGGCTTCTCCAGAGGCTTCCGGGGCTGACTTGCAGGTGGCTCCCCAGAGCCATGCAGAAGGGGACTCTGGTCCAGATGACAGCATTCCTTCTGGAAAACAGAGCCAGGAAACAGCCCACCAGGACAGTCAACCCAGAGAAGATGGTCCCCGGGGCTCTTCTCACCCCCGGGCTCTGGGTGACATGCCAGGATCCACCTCTGCCTGGGGAGCATCTCCCCACGGGGACGTCCCACCTCTGCCCGAGGCCGTCGGTCAGCCCTGCACCCCAGACCCACTTGGGGGTGAGAGGAGGCGTGCAGGTGCAGCTGGCATCTCGGAAACACAAGATGCCCTGGGCACCCAGGGCGTCCGGGAGCCCCCAGCTGGGGAAGTGGCAGATAATCCGCTGGAGCCCGGCTTGGAAGCTGGAGCTGCTGGGGAAGCAGAGGGTGACGTCACTGTGAACACAGCTGGGACCCGGACATGTGTGTCTGAGGACCTGCCTGAAACAGGTACTACGAGAATGTTCTCTGGTGCGGCTGTTGCCTCGGCTGTGCCAGGAAGCCCTGGGGACCCAGGCTGCTCAGAAGGGGCTCTGAGGATGGATGCTGAAGTCGCCCCAGGTGGGGGCTGCCCGGCCGGGCCCCCACAGGCTGAGGAGCAACCCAGGCCTGAGTTCCCTGCTTTTGCGGAGGATGGGAAGATAGGTGTCTCCTCACCCACAGAACCTGACAAAACTCGGGACCTGAAGCTGCAAAACCTGGATCCAGAAGCACTGGATGCTGAGAGGTACTTAGAATAAATTCACACGCTAATGTGGGGTCAACTGTAAAAgtgattctcatttttaaaagtcaaagtgaTGAGCGGCTTTAAAGAAGCTTCATTTTTCCGTATCTAATTGTTTAAATTTCCCTACTTACAATCTCTGGATGTGCTGAGAGTCTGAAAACATGTGAGAAATGGTTTGGAGGCGTCTGTTTGGTTTGGAGGAGCTGTCTGTTTAAcacatcttttttcctttccttgtgttctttaattcttctaactGAAATTGTAAAGCATGAAATATTTACAGGCCAGCAGTGGACTATGGGGTCATAGGTTATGGTcagtcagactatttt includes these proteins:
- the TACC2 gene encoding transforming acidic coiled-coil-containing protein 2 isoform X41 → MRFAEGPPEGCLASPEGEPEGWPLVQHSRRELSPNGPGEASAASVPQDDNLTQRKVVSVIPSAEGETGLKEEEGQRLSSSSSTDQLAGIPPTAPPEPMKVQLPGEDARPGDFKSQGQEAAAGLPRPESRQGTPKAPAAHLGQESSASLEEPPLKPEISTSQEPAPECPVEGPPQDFTDDTGFLGACPPTGTSSGAAQEAKAKSDFQESCQQPMGALPPTGLPWDSLGPALVPGAKGSWEETLGALDAQGHSQTRSQDAQPSQVTWAAIGDQPEGILFMSPESAPHAATEDVGPASSLPSQPAALASVAAEQAKEMVSMAEMPVLTDLATEWAEAGLSGPEKQASDLRGEGEGLEGGSREIPAPAPPKERAELGNRELSHEVHPKVPALPTPSASDESASRSPGPKDEAEPPEGPAVANEESKVAGADPRGQRAAPGPLDGADTGNLQAEQPEAWDCKPDPEVDKDEVSQLTGDEESKGLPNTVLAQPLGEEIPGHTDRSDCPLEDAAWNVVARGMMGESQVVHASGSLHQLPEQHPSPPSGPEGAGECVLPRGTIWAGPEPQTKCPDTLQDVEGLGRMDSLPALESEKSDFLSAPAPEVVPKAQEAESMPEIKSGSHPSAQRPGHREGEGLLRSPHPRGLGRDTAGQEVLADGPPPPEEENWAVDCRLTTLSLEQGRQGNLSHPGDSGIEVTASERPLLCPENHLQTSQTHPDALVFNMLRETSQGCGSKEEAYPGDTDFKNLGADSPQIHTPVGPREDVNLSTHGGKQPASETELQSELPKGSLSDAPSSPPGGTVLENPETEKSQLSAPMKPELPALREKGQEGECSGSQPSRSLSPAADTSQDPSLAGSLSRKEYSCAGQGPNESQQELVDGLNTGSQHEEACLEDAGISGAADAWPQLQDLGKTEKASGNTVGAPPCWPDSVALPEAAHSQSVPAPASPRATPAQDAPVREAGEETQEGRQQPGLVPQKEMEHLTASDAEVLELSGIFPSAKDQGVDGAETCGKADGGALGMWQAPGEPGSLRTEQHSSPGEEASTSALGEQHLASCQDAWPLARELAESPRSVADLSAAQVVPDPQRLLPSGPPEEAAPGTPYLHIEGAARKGLEDSVVKAVSPQGPGAPGESPCSTREPLLASEIASSREGSAESSFLQAGAAGEGISAAPASLGSSKAATSEGPVDSVPYLDRMPFLAKTKETTGEEKWSGAPGASAEPGEIPACPVSEESKAGEAARETEGSGERMLEPSKDPRQGASAGVDASCRQTGMLAGLPDFREHITKIFEKSVLGALTADWPQSTQGEKAGAGKRVMGKGLMVPSPEKLPDGTQGVAVTPLPTLPTGLWVDSKEKKQELAVEAEISRLGPQDPALGELPGLAWLAAEHTLPGASDGKEVSEAPQVLADSKKLEGAGEGWWRGPGGGQAHSQQAGGPQEAASDLSSQAASPEASGADLQVAPQSHAEGDSGPDDSIPSGKQSQETAHQDSQPREDGPRGSSHPRALGDMPGSTSAWGASPHGDVPPLPEAVGQPCTPDPLGGERRRAGAAGISETQDALGTQGVREPPAGEVADNPLEPGLEAGAAGEAEGDVTVNTAGTRTCVSEDLPETGTTRMFSGAAVASAVPGSPGDPGCSEGALRMDAEVAPGGGCPAGPPQAEEQPRPEFPAFAEDGKIGVSSPTEPDKTRDLKLQNLDPEALDAERKIPKAGPSTLPLVPEKDAPDITDEVISDDASSAGGAESSLVPDGVIQPAALEDLENSLLAASTSHSDVSGQVSTDLTAQSTIPAAARVDLTAPASEYASLPSAPAGDGVEASVPSCQRLAKDLSRSSDSEEAFETPESTTPVKAPPAPPPPPPEVITAPEVSVQAPLEEPGCSSEPASVPDGPRSSSVEGSPFHPPPHSFSAVFDEDKPIASSGTYNLDFDNIELVDNLQTLEPRPSDPKNQDCKVNSRRKSTDSVPTSKSTLSRSLSLQASDFDGASCSGNPEATAPVADAYSAGSSSASSTLKRTKKPRPPSLKKKQTTKKPPETPPVRETQHEPTGESPDPSEENQTAGTRPEPARAEGSRSALSEEAPPEPAAAPKAACPLDCEAAEGAVPPASGGGRVQNSPPIGRRTLPLATAPEAVEVTPSDSGGQEDSPAKGLSVRLEFDYSEDKGSWDTQQETPPPTKKIGKKPVAKMPLRRPKMKKTPEKLDNTPASPTRSPAEPNDIPIAKGTYTFDIDKWDDPNFNPFSSTSKMQESPKLPQQSYNFDPDACDESTDPFKTCSKAPSSPSKSPASFEIPASAVEANGVDGDGLNKPAKKKKTPLKTDTFRVKKSPKRSPLSDPPSQDPTPVATPETPPVISAVVHATDEEKLAVTNQKWTCMTVDLEADKQDYPQPSDLSTFVNETKFNSPTEELDYRNSYEIEYMEKIGSSLPQDNDAPKKQALYLMFDTSQESPVKSPPVRMSESPTPCSGSSFEETEALVNTGAKIQHPVARGLAPNQEPHLQVPEKSSQKELEAMALGTASEVMEIREAAHPPDVSISKTALYSRIGTAEVEKPAGLLFQQPDLDSALQIARAEIITKEREVSEWKDKYEESRREVMEMRKIVAEYEKTIAQMIEDEQREKSVSHQTVQQLVLEKEQALADLNSVEKSLADLFRRYEKMKEVLEGFRKNEEVLKKCAQEYLSRVKKEEQRYQALKVHAEEKLDRANAEIAQVRGKAQQEQAAYQASLRKEQLRVDALERTLEQKNKEIEELTKICDELIAKMGKS